From one Anoplolepis gracilipes chromosome 10, ASM4749672v1, whole genome shotgun sequence genomic stretch:
- the LOC140669921 gene encoding uncharacterized protein, with amino-acid sequence MAVRATILVLMITLVVITSAGLLETLLSWDLPEIEARSTTSQSKCLCQTSGCLCCVDLNLTTVIDISGPVCINLRQKEQNVSLNLTYRDNRIHNATTKIANAANKPTCMNLFLDVTQICARFTSVKQADIGGYDGCIAIEPVLVDRALATYHMGCFNFHQGVRQIEMPAITETTESVAETTEEEDDSLNTDALIAAVSASAEQGIAMFTQWLGLNLNPKLNLTGKENESPQQNHQQRAESSRSARNMADIERNDERFKQLLSAQDNVLKGSATIGQANGMETTFVYSKPADLLAERNATEEAKKKLEAEVTAPQYRVVPKESRRGGRAYNIHQHINEI; translated from the exons ATGGCTGTGAGAGCTACGATTTTGGTGCTGATGATCACACTGGTGGTCATCACGTCCGCCGGATTGCTCG AGACCCTGCTCTCGTGGGACCTGCCGGAGATCGAGGCGAGATCCACCACGTCGCAGTCCAAATGCCTGTGCCAGACTTCCGGTTGTCTTTGCTGCGTCGACCTAAATCTGACAACCGTGATCGATATAAGTGGCCCGGTTTGCATCAATCTTAGACAGAAGGAGCAGAATGTGTCTCTGAACTTGACTTATCGTGATAATCGCATTCACAATGCGACGACAAAGATCG CAAATGCGGCCAATAAACCGACATGCATGAACCTCTTCTTAGACGTGACGCAAATCTGCGCGAGATTTACATCGGTTAAGCAGGCTGACATCGGTGGCTACGACGGTTGCATAGCGATCGAACCGGTTCTGGTAGATAGAGCATTAGCCACGTACCATATGGGATGCTTCAATTTCCACCAAGGGGTCCGACAGATAGAAATGCCCGC CATCACGGAGACGACGGAATCCGTCGCCGAGACTACGGAAGAGGAGGATGACAGCTTAAACACCGACGCGCTGATCGCCGCGGTGTCCGCCAGCGCGGAGCAGGGCATCGCGATGTTCACTCAATGGCTGGGTCTCAATCTCAATCCGAAGCTGAATCTGACAGGCAAGGAGAACGAGTCGCCGCAGCAGAACCATCAGCAGCGAGCCGAATCCTCGAGATCGGCCCGTAACATGGCGGACATCGAGAGAAACGACGAGCGGTTCAAGCAGCTGCTGAGCGCCCAGGACAACGTTCTGAAGGGCTCGGCGACCATCGGACAGGCCAATGGCATGGAGACCACCTTCGTCTACTCCAAGCCGGCCGATTTGCTGGCCGAGAGAAATGCTACTGAAGAAGCCAAGAAGAAACTCGAAGCGGAGGTCACAGCACCGCAGTACCGAGTCGTGCCGAAGGAGTCGAGGAGAGGAGGAAGGGCGTACAACATTCATCAGCACATCAATGAGATCTGA